A single window of Bradyrhizobium daqingense DNA harbors:
- a CDS encoding ABC transporter permease — MNEARRTSAALEVRGLDVYYGHSHALQGVDLTLESGVFSVVGRNGMGKTTLCKAIMGLVAVSGGSIRVRGEDITRRPPAQIARLGVGYVPQGRRLWRSLSVDEHLRLAGGLRPGAWTVERIYETFPRLAERRDHGGGQLSGGEQQMLAISRALLTNPQLLIMDEPTEGLAPVIVAQVEEMLLRLGEDGDMSVLVIEQNIGVATAISRNVAIMVNGRINRIIDSARLAADRQLQQRLLGVGLHAELEPEIDVAAPGGEAKPAPVPRRDGPIRIYISNPTLPTRWSQPVPIARIEAAARTLSTQVARLDETARRKREPAAAQASGPPVVLVVGTLDTKGQELRFIRDIIAESGLRTRLVDVSTSGRHSSCDVSAQEIALNHGRGGSAVFGPDRGAAVTAMADAFANWLRRQGNIAGVISAGGSGAASLVAPGMRSLPVGVPKLIISSVASGDVGPYVGPADITMMYSVTDVQGLNSISRAVLANGAHAIAGMVKARIDTRGATARQADGLPSVGITMFGVTTPAVQKIAAELRDDFECLVFHATGVGGRSMEKLVESGQLAGVIDLTTTEICDLLMGGVFPATEDRFGAIIRSRLPYVGSVGALDMVNFGAPETIPERYRGRKFHVHNPQVTLMRTTVEENERMGRWIGERLNQMDGPVRFLLPEGGVSALDTRGQPFWDPDADAALFRTLERTVRQTGNRQLIRVPKNINDPDFAAAIVSAFRTLFGRTGVRRRLAR; from the coding sequence ATGAATGAGGCCCGCCGCACCAGCGCAGCGCTCGAGGTTCGCGGCCTCGACGTCTATTATGGCCATTCGCATGCGCTGCAAGGGGTCGATCTCACACTGGAGAGCGGCGTCTTCTCGGTGGTCGGCCGCAACGGCATGGGCAAGACCACGCTCTGCAAGGCGATCATGGGGCTGGTGGCCGTGAGCGGCGGCTCGATCCGCGTCCGCGGCGAGGACATCACGCGGCGGCCGCCGGCCCAGATCGCCCGGCTTGGTGTCGGCTATGTGCCGCAGGGACGCCGCCTCTGGCGTTCGCTCAGCGTCGACGAGCATCTGCGGCTCGCCGGCGGGCTGCGGCCGGGCGCCTGGACCGTCGAGCGCATTTACGAGACGTTTCCGCGTCTGGCCGAGCGCAGAGATCATGGTGGCGGCCAGCTCTCCGGCGGCGAGCAGCAGATGCTGGCGATCTCGCGCGCGCTGCTCACCAATCCGCAGCTCCTGATCATGGACGAGCCGACCGAAGGCCTCGCGCCGGTCATCGTGGCGCAGGTCGAGGAGATGCTGCTGCGCTTGGGGGAGGATGGCGACATGTCCGTGCTCGTCATCGAGCAGAATATCGGCGTCGCCACCGCGATCTCGCGCAACGTCGCGATCATGGTCAACGGCCGCATCAACCGCATCATCGACTCCGCGCGCCTCGCCGCCGACCGCCAGCTCCAGCAGCGCCTGCTCGGCGTCGGGCTTCACGCCGAGCTGGAGCCTGAGATCGACGTCGCCGCGCCGGGGGGCGAAGCCAAACCGGCGCCAGTGCCTCGCCGCGACGGCCCGATCCGCATCTACATCTCCAACCCGACGCTCCCGACAAGATGGTCGCAGCCGGTGCCGATCGCCCGCATCGAGGCCGCTGCGCGCACGCTCTCGACCCAGGTCGCGCGTCTCGACGAGACGGCGCGGCGCAAGCGCGAGCCGGCGGCGGCGCAGGCCTCCGGGCCGCCTGTCGTGCTGGTCGTCGGCACGCTCGACACCAAGGGCCAGGAGCTGCGCTTCATCCGCGACATCATCGCGGAAAGCGGGCTGCGCACGCGGCTGGTCGATGTTTCGACCAGCGGCAGACATTCATCCTGCGATGTCTCCGCGCAGGAGATCGCCCTGAACCATGGCCGCGGCGGCTCCGCCGTGTTCGGCCCGGATCGCGGGGCCGCGGTGACCGCGATGGCCGATGCGTTTGCTAACTGGCTGCGGCGCCAGGGCAATATCGCGGGCGTGATCTCCGCCGGCGGCTCCGGCGCGGCCTCGCTGGTCGCCCCGGGCATGCGCAGCCTTCCCGTCGGCGTGCCCAAGCTGATCATCTCCTCCGTCGCCTCCGGCGATGTCGGGCCCTATGTCGGGCCGGCCGATATCACGATGATGTATTCGGTCACCGACGTGCAGGGGCTGAACTCGATCTCGCGCGCGGTGCTGGCCAACGGCGCCCATGCGATCGCCGGCATGGTCAAGGCGCGGATCGATACGCGCGGCGCAACGGCGCGCCAGGCTGATGGGCTGCCTTCGGTCGGCATCACCATGTTCGGCGTCACCACGCCGGCCGTGCAGAAGATCGCTGCCGAGCTGCGCGACGATTTCGAGTGCCTGGTGTTCCACGCCACCGGCGTCGGCGGCCGTTCCATGGAGAAGCTCGTCGAGTCCGGCCAGCTCGCCGGCGTGATCGACCTGACCACGACCGAGATCTGCGACCTGCTGATGGGCGGCGTGTTTCCGGCGACGGAGGACCGGTTTGGTGCGATCATCCGCAGCCGCCTGCCCTATGTCGGCTCGGTCGGCGCGCTCGATATGGTCAATTTCGGCGCACCGGAGACCATTCCCGAACGCTACCGCGGCCGCAAATTCCACGTGCACAATCCGCAGGTGACGTTGATGCGGACGACGGTGGAGGAGAACGAGCGCATGGGCCGCTGGATCGGCGAGCGGCTCAACCAGATGGATGGCCCGGTGCGCTTCCTCCTGCCCGAGGGCGGGGTTTCCGCGCTCGATACGCGGGGCCAGCCGTTCTGGGACCCCGACGCCGACGCGGCGCTGTTCCGCACGCTGGAGCGCACGGTACGGCAGACCGGCAACCGCCAGCTCATTCGCGTGCCCAAGAACATCAACGATCCCGACTTTGCCGCCGCAATCGTCAGCGCGTTCCGGACCCTGTTCGGCCGCACGGGTGTGCGGCGGAGACTAGCGAGGTGA
- a CDS encoding branched-chain amino acid ABC transporter permease produces the protein MSLAHDARIAVRPATMAQRAARIWPEINHPAAWIVAVILLIMPLIASGFFLIEIFASTLILGTMALSLMFLAGYGGMVSLMQLTIAGFSAYMVAVFGVSGNANISLGWPWWLAVPMALALATAFGTLGGALAVRTEGIYTIMITLAIGAAFYYFTNQNWAIFNGHTGINTVATPHFWGVNWRADVPFYYVVLAVAALCYFAVEYVSRAPFGLALQGVRDNPRRMAALGFNVNAHRIAAYAFASFVAALAGVLQVWNYRQISPGSVSVGACIDVLIIAVVGGITRPIGPYIGALIFVLLRTFALDFLVRLGLDGNRFRLLIGLGFLAIVFWSSDGVIGLWQRWRQRQRRGPDHSRGGRGHG, from the coding sequence ATGTCGCTCGCCCACGACGCCCGCATTGCCGTACGCCCTGCCACGATGGCGCAGCGCGCGGCGCGGATTTGGCCGGAGATCAACCATCCCGCGGCGTGGATCGTCGCGGTCATCCTCCTGATCATGCCGCTGATCGCGAGCGGCTTCTTCCTGATCGAGATCTTCGCCTCCACCCTGATCCTCGGCACCATGGCGCTGAGCCTGATGTTCCTCGCCGGCTATGGCGGCATGGTCAGCCTGATGCAGCTCACCATCGCCGGTTTCTCCGCCTACATGGTCGCCGTGTTCGGGGTCAGCGGCAACGCCAATATCAGCCTGGGCTGGCCGTGGTGGCTCGCGGTCCCGATGGCGTTGGCGCTGGCGACCGCGTTCGGCACGCTCGGCGGCGCCCTTGCGGTGCGCACCGAGGGCATCTACACCATCATGATCACGCTCGCGATTGGTGCGGCGTTCTACTACTTCACCAACCAGAACTGGGCGATCTTCAACGGCCATACCGGCATCAACACCGTGGCCACGCCGCATTTCTGGGGCGTTAACTGGCGCGCCGACGTTCCCTTCTACTACGTCGTGCTCGCAGTCGCCGCGCTCTGCTATTTCGCGGTCGAATATGTCTCGCGCGCACCCTTCGGGCTCGCGCTTCAAGGCGTGCGCGACAATCCCAGGCGCATGGCCGCGCTCGGTTTCAACGTCAATGCACACCGTATCGCCGCCTATGCGTTCGCCTCCTTCGTGGCGGCGCTGGCCGGCGTGCTCCAGGTCTGGAACTACCGCCAGATCTCGCCGGGCTCGGTCAGCGTCGGCGCCTGCATCGACGTGCTGATCATCGCCGTCGTCGGCGGCATCACACGTCCGATCGGCCCCTACATCGGCGCGCTGATCTTCGTGCTGCTGCGCACCTTCGCTCTTGATTTCCTGGTCAGGCTCGGGCTCGACGGCAACCGCTTCCGCCTGCTGATCGGGCTCGGCTTCCTCGCCATCGTGTTCTGGTCCTCGGACGGCGTCATCGGTCTGTGGCAGCGCTGGCGCCAGCGTCAGCGCCGCGGCCCCGATCATTCGCGCGGAGGGCGCGGCCATGGATAG
- a CDS encoding SRPBCC family protein, whose product MARVYVSTVVNARNDRVWARVRDFNGLPNWHPAIAESRIEGGEPSDKIGCVRDFRLRNGDRIREKLLGLSDYDMFCTYSILESPMGVENYVATLRLTPVTDGDQTFMEWTAEFDCAPERENELVSSIGGGVFQGGFDALKRVFGG is encoded by the coding sequence ATGGCCCGCGTCTACGTCTCCACCGTCGTCAACGCCCGCAACGACCGCGTCTGGGCGCGGGTACGCGATTTCAACGGCCTGCCGAACTGGCATCCCGCCATCGCCGAAAGCCGCATCGAGGGCGGCGAGCCCTCCGACAAGATCGGATGCGTCAGGGATTTCCGCCTGCGCAACGGCGACCGCATCCGCGAGAAGCTCCTCGGCCTCTCCGACTACGACATGTTCTGCACCTACTCGATCCTGGAATCGCCGATGGGTGTCGAGAACTACGTCGCGACGCTGCGGCTGACGCCCGTCACCGACGGCGACCAGACCTTCATGGAATGGACCGCCGAATTCGACTGCGCGCCCGAGCGGGAAAACGAGCTCGTCAGCAGTATCGGCGGCGGCGTCTTCCAGGGCGGCTTCGATGCCCTGAAGCGCGTGTTCGGAGGCTAG
- a CDS encoding flotillin family protein, translating to MSGNLVGELILWLIVAVVVIVVGVYIVNWLYHRSSKETSFVRTGFLGERVVINGGAFVLPFIHDYTPVNMNVLPMGIIRSRQDAVITRDRMRVDIEADFYVRVQPTREAVSIAAATLGRRTMEPGQLHALLAGKFISAIRSVASEMTLEEMHERRGDYVARVKTNAAEALAQNGLELESVAITDLDQTDLEFFNPSNRFDAEGLTRLMEDIEAKRKLRNDIEQDSMIKIRTRNLEAERQALEIERESETARLEQERDIEMRRALQRTEVARERALRETEAEQAQISAREAIERARIANDQAIAEARIASERETRQKEIERTRTIEEKELLAREEIEKTRIANQRSIDTTRIASEREVRQREIERMRTVEEAEIAAREAIEKARIQQDRVVTDARIANEEETRRREIERTRAVDEAEIAAREATEKARIAQTLIVNVERISSDERTRALEIQQVRTIQEAEIEAQRAVEAARIARERTLAAERIAAEQNTRQLEIERNQALDVAGIAARETTEATRIAQEERVRSLEIARNRAVEEADIASREAIEAARIAQEKAVAAERIQAERDTRSLEIERTGVLEAAELKRRDAIERQRITVDLALEAERINSSKKREVLNIEQKKAIEIADEDRVIALSTKKSERIDADRQVRQAEIVARKEVETTDVSREQALEAARIERRRAIEQLEVARVQSLQEAEIASREEVERARIASDRGLDEARIGRERELRKLEVNREKDVETVLMEKAIAIHQKSLEESAARAAAEEARIRATEAAERVVTARESEIAKRRKTVEVLLAEKQAEETRIAAEAERVRAAVEAEAQRMLNEAENVLTDQARYSLFRRKLLDRIEGIVRESVKPMEKIEGIRILQVDGLNGNGHGNGNGGRSATDEVIDSALRYRVQAPLIDSILSDIGVEGGSLSKMPGLIREARDMQGIKDSARKSGGGDKPAAAPPATEGGEPPAERGPRKKG from the coding sequence ATGTCGGGGAATCTGGTCGGTGAATTGATCCTCTGGCTGATCGTCGCGGTCGTCGTGATCGTGGTCGGCGTCTACATCGTCAACTGGCTCTACCACCGCTCCTCCAAGGAGACCTCGTTCGTCCGCACCGGCTTCCTCGGTGAGCGCGTGGTGATCAATGGCGGCGCCTTCGTGCTGCCCTTCATCCACGATTACACGCCTGTCAACATGAACGTGCTGCCGATGGGCATCATCCGCTCCAGACAGGACGCCGTGATCACCCGCGACCGCATGCGTGTCGACATCGAGGCCGACTTCTATGTCCGGGTGCAGCCGACCCGCGAGGCCGTCTCGATCGCCGCGGCGACGCTCGGCCGCCGCACTATGGAACCCGGGCAGCTCCATGCACTGCTGGCCGGCAAGTTCATCTCCGCGATCCGCTCGGTCGCCTCCGAGATGACCCTGGAGGAGATGCACGAGCGGCGCGGCGATTATGTCGCGCGAGTCAAGACCAATGCGGCCGAGGCTCTGGCCCAGAACGGCCTGGAGCTGGAATCGGTCGCGATCACCGATCTCGACCAGACCGACCTCGAATTCTTCAACCCCTCGAACCGGTTCGATGCCGAAGGTCTGACCCGGCTGATGGAGGATATCGAGGCGAAACGGAAGCTGCGCAACGACATCGAGCAGGACTCGATGATCAAGATCCGCACCCGCAATCTCGAAGCCGAGCGGCAGGCGCTGGAGATTGAGCGCGAGAGCGAGACAGCGCGCCTGGAGCAGGAACGCGACATCGAGATGCGCCGTGCGCTCCAGCGCACGGAAGTCGCCCGCGAACGGGCGCTGCGCGAGACCGAAGCCGAGCAGGCGCAGATCTCGGCGCGCGAGGCCATCGAACGGGCACGCATCGCCAACGACCAGGCGATCGCGGAGGCGCGCATCGCCTCCGAGCGTGAGACCCGCCAGAAGGAGATCGAGCGGACCCGCACCATCGAGGAGAAGGAGCTGCTGGCGCGCGAGGAGATCGAGAAGACGCGGATCGCCAACCAGCGTTCGATCGACACCACCCGCATCGCCTCCGAACGCGAGGTCCGCCAGCGCGAGATCGAGCGGATGCGCACGGTCGAGGAAGCCGAGATCGCCGCGCGCGAGGCGATCGAGAAAGCGCGGATCCAGCAGGACCGCGTCGTCACCGACGCCCGCATCGCCAATGAAGAAGAGACGCGGCGCCGCGAGATCGAACGCACGCGCGCGGTGGACGAGGCCGAAATCGCCGCCCGCGAAGCCACCGAAAAAGCCCGCATTGCCCAGACGCTGATTGTCAATGTCGAGCGCATTTCTTCGGACGAGCGCACCCGCGCGCTGGAGATCCAGCAGGTGCGAACCATTCAGGAGGCCGAGATCGAGGCGCAGCGTGCGGTGGAAGCCGCGCGCATCGCCCGGGAGCGGACACTCGCCGCCGAGCGCATCGCCGCCGAGCAGAATACGCGGCAGCTGGAGATCGAGCGCAACCAGGCGCTCGACGTCGCCGGCATCGCCGCGCGCGAGACCACGGAGGCGACGCGGATCGCGCAGGAGGAACGCGTGCGCTCACTGGAGATCGCCCGCAACCGCGCCGTCGAGGAAGCCGATATCGCTTCGCGCGAGGCGATCGAGGCGGCCCGCATCGCCCAGGAGAAGGCGGTGGCAGCCGAGCGCATCCAGGCCGAACGCGACACGCGTTCGCTCGAAATCGAGCGGACCGGCGTGCTGGAAGCGGCCGAATTGAAACGGCGCGACGCGATCGAGCGCCAGCGCATCACCGTGGATCTGGCGCTGGAGGCCGAGCGCATCAATTCCTCCAAAAAGCGCGAGGTGCTCAACATCGAGCAGAAGAAGGCGATCGAGATCGCCGACGAGGATCGCGTCATCGCACTGTCGACCAAGAAATCCGAGCGGATCGATGCCGACCGCCAGGTCCGGCAGGCCGAGATCGTCGCCCGCAAGGAGGTCGAGACCACCGACGTCTCGCGCGAGCAGGCCCTGGAAGCCGCACGCATCGAACGCCGCCGCGCCATCGAGCAGCTCGAAGTCGCCCGCGTACAGTCGCTGCAGGAAGCCGAGATCGCCTCCCGCGAGGAGGTCGAGCGCGCGCGCATCGCCTCGGACCGCGGCCTCGACGAAGCCCGCATCGGCCGCGAGCGCGAGCTGCGCAAGCTCGAAGTCAATCGCGAGAAGGACGTCGAGACGGTGCTGATGGAGAAGGCCATCGCCATCCATCAGAAGTCCCTGGAGGAATCGGCAGCCCGCGCCGCCGCAGAGGAAGCGCGGATACGAGCGACTGAAGCGGCCGAGCGCGTCGTCACCGCGCGTGAAAGCGAAATCGCCAAGCGCCGCAAGACCGTCGAAGTGTTGCTCGCCGAGAAACAGGCCGAGGAGACCCGCATTGCAGCGGAAGCCGAGCGCGTCCGTGCGGCGGTCGAGGCCGAGGCGCAGCGGATGCTCAACGAGGCCGAGAACGTGCTGACCGACCAGGCGCGCTACTCGCTGTTCCGCAGAAAACTGCTCGACCGCATCGAGGGCATCGTGCGCGAGAGCGTCAAGCCGATGGAGAAGATCGAGGGCATCCGTATCCTCCAGGTCGACGGTCTCAACGGCAATGGGCACGGGAACGGCAATGGTGGGCGCAGCGCCACCGACGAGGTGATCGACTCGGCGCTGCGCTACCGCGTTCAGGCGCCGCTGATCGACTCCATCCTGTCCGACATCGGCGTCGAGGGCGGAAGCCTGTCAAAAATGCCAGGCCTGATCCGCGAGGCTCGAGACATGCAGGGCATCAAGGATTCCGCGCGCAAGAGCGGTGGCGGCGACAAGCCGGCGGCCGCCCCGCCTGCGACTGAGGGCGGCGAGCCGCCGGCCGAGCGCGGGCCGCGGAAGAAGGGTTGA
- a CDS encoding phosphoenolpyruvate hydrolase family protein, whose product MARFERAALLKRFRDMARRGEPIVGGGAGTGLSAKCEEAGGVDLIVIYNSGRYRMAGRGSLAGLMAYGDANAIVLEMANEVLPVVTKTPVLAGVNGTDPFRDMDVFLDQLKALGFAGVQNFPTVGLIDGTFRANLEETGMSYALEIDMIAKAHDKDMLTTPYVFSEKEAAAMAIAGADIIVCHMGLTTGGSIGAQTAPKLKDCPLQIDTWASAALSVNPEILVLAHGGPIADPTDADFIMKNTRHCHGFYGASSMERLPVERALTEQVRQFKAIGAR is encoded by the coding sequence ATGGCGAGGTTTGAACGCGCAGCGCTGCTTAAGAGGTTTCGCGACATGGCGCGTCGCGGCGAGCCGATCGTCGGCGGCGGCGCCGGCACTGGCCTATCGGCAAAATGCGAGGAGGCCGGCGGCGTTGATCTGATCGTGATCTACAATTCCGGCCGCTATCGCATGGCCGGCCGCGGCTCGCTCGCAGGTCTGATGGCGTACGGTGATGCCAATGCCATCGTGCTGGAAATGGCGAACGAAGTGCTGCCCGTCGTCACCAAGACGCCCGTGCTCGCCGGGGTCAACGGCACCGATCCTTTCCGCGACATGGACGTGTTCCTCGATCAGCTCAAGGCGCTCGGATTTGCCGGCGTCCAGAACTTTCCGACCGTCGGGCTGATCGACGGCACGTTCCGCGCCAATCTCGAAGAGACCGGCATGTCCTATGCGCTGGAGATCGACATGATCGCCAAGGCGCACGACAAGGACATGCTGACCACGCCCTACGTCTTCAGCGAGAAAGAGGCCGCGGCGATGGCGATCGCCGGCGCCGACATCATCGTGTGTCACATGGGGCTGACAACCGGCGGCAGCATCGGCGCGCAGACAGCGCCGAAGCTCAAGGACTGTCCCCTGCAGATCGACACCTGGGCTTCCGCTGCGCTCAGCGTCAATCCGGAGATCCTGGTGCTGGCGCATGGCGGGCCGATCGCGGATCCCACTGATGCCGATTTCATCATGAAGAACACCCGCCATTGCCATGGCTTCTACGGGGCGTCCTCGATGGAGCGGCTGCCCGTGGAGCGGGCGCTGACGGAACAGGTGCGTCAATTCAAGGCGATCGGCGCGCGGTAA
- a CDS encoding branched-chain amino acid ABC transporter permease: protein MSRFVERHPAWALIAIIAVAILLWLVFAVWPPGLEEAIGRKRVFLNAVFNGITLGGLYFLVASGFTLIFGLMRNVNLAHGSLYLFGGYVGYAISAATGSWILSFIVAFILTALVGVLLQVIVFRRMEGQDLRQTMVTIGLSIVFADLMLWACGGNFYQIQTPNWLIGPIELPLVTAIKSSGEPVYLRYPLVRLVIFAASVVIGIAMWLALNRTRIGMIVRAGVDDRDILAATGVRIQLVFVLVFAFGAGLAGIAGVVGGTFQSLSPGEDIRFLLASLVVVIVGGMGSIPGAALGALIIGLAEQLGSVYIPTYAIVVTFLIMVLVLAIRPQGLLARR, encoded by the coding sequence ATGAGCCGCTTCGTCGAACGCCATCCAGCCTGGGCACTAATTGCGATCATTGCCGTTGCGATCTTGCTCTGGCTGGTCTTCGCGGTCTGGCCGCCCGGGCTCGAAGAGGCGATCGGCCGCAAGCGCGTCTTCCTCAACGCCGTCTTCAACGGCATCACGCTCGGAGGCCTCTACTTCCTCGTCGCCAGCGGCTTCACGCTGATCTTCGGTCTGATGCGCAACGTCAATCTCGCGCACGGCTCGCTCTATCTGTTCGGCGGCTATGTCGGTTACGCCATCAGCGCTGCGACCGGCTCCTGGATCCTCAGCTTCATCGTCGCCTTCATTCTGACCGCGCTGGTCGGCGTCCTGCTTCAGGTCATCGTGTTTCGCCGGATGGAGGGACAGGATCTTCGGCAGACCATGGTGACGATCGGCCTTTCGATCGTATTCGCCGACCTCATGCTATGGGCCTGCGGCGGCAACTTCTATCAGATCCAGACACCGAACTGGCTGATCGGCCCCATCGAACTGCCGCTGGTCACGGCGATCAAATCCTCGGGCGAGCCGGTCTATCTCAGATATCCCCTGGTGAGGCTCGTGATCTTTGCCGCGTCCGTGGTCATCGGCATCGCGATGTGGCTCGCGCTCAACCGCACGCGGATCGGCATGATCGTCCGCGCCGGCGTCGATGACCGCGATATCCTGGCTGCGACCGGGGTGCGCATCCAGCTCGTCTTCGTGCTGGTGTTCGCCTTCGGCGCGGGCCTTGCGGGTATCGCCGGTGTCGTCGGCGGCACCTTCCAGTCGTTATCGCCGGGCGAAGACATCCGATTCCTGCTGGCCTCGCTCGTCGTCGTGATCGTGGGTGGCATGGGGTCGATCCCCGGCGCGGCGCTCGGGGCGCTGATCATCGGCCTCGCCGAACAGCTGGGCTCGGTTTACATCCCGACCTACGCCATCGTCGTGACCTTCCTGATCATGGTGCTGGTGCTGGCGATCCGGCCGCAAGGCCTCTTGGCGAGGCGCTGA
- a CDS encoding AraC family transcriptional regulator, translating into MSRALAVFHGRFGRATVYQLNRPFNIHAHREGHLIFHVGGMPACIDVSSGHYDLTESSVVAVNPWEPHNFLPADVDGGAIFFVLYVNAEWFAPDASGSDRLRFGRTQFRRTPALDKHIRRTAALVCGAPSLSSLDSELRRLIDICYDESWQQAEITRDPRANGSVTDFRVRKCIKMMSESPGAEIELDAIARESGLSRPHFYRLFRVQTGVTPNLYLNTLIMEQALEALVASEAPIADIGFDLGFSSQSGFTRFFAANVGMAPTDYRRAAKVLRT; encoded by the coding sequence ATGAGCCGTGCGCTCGCCGTCTTCCACGGCCGCTTCGGCCGGGCGACGGTTTATCAGTTGAACCGCCCTTTCAATATCCACGCCCATCGTGAAGGTCATCTGATCTTCCATGTTGGCGGCATGCCCGCATGCATCGATGTCTCCAGCGGGCATTACGACCTGACCGAATCCTCCGTGGTCGCCGTGAATCCATGGGAGCCCCACAATTTCCTGCCGGCCGATGTCGACGGCGGCGCGATCTTCTTCGTGCTCTACGTCAACGCCGAATGGTTTGCGCCCGACGCCTCCGGCTCCGACCGGTTGCGTTTCGGCCGCACCCAATTCAGGCGCACGCCTGCCCTCGACAAGCACATCAGGCGGACCGCCGCGCTCGTTTGCGGCGCACCGTCACTCTCCAGTCTGGATTCCGAGCTGAGGCGGCTGATCGACATCTGCTACGACGAAAGCTGGCAGCAGGCCGAGATCACGCGCGATCCGCGCGCAAACGGCTCGGTCACCGATTTTCGCGTACGCAAATGCATCAAGATGATGTCGGAGAGCCCCGGCGCGGAGATCGAGCTCGACGCCATCGCGCGGGAATCCGGCCTGTCCCGCCCACATTTCTACCGGCTGTTCCGCGTCCAGACCGGCGTCACGCCGAACCTCTATCTGAACACGCTCATCATGGAACAGGCGCTCGAGGCATTGGTGGCGAGCGAGGCGCCGATCGCCGATATCGGCTTCGATCTCGGCTTCTCCTCGCAAAGCGGCTTCACCCGTTTCTTCGCCGCCAATGTCGGCATGGCGCCGACCGATTATCGTCGCGCAGCCAAGGTTTTGCGCACCTAG
- a CDS encoding ABC transporter ATP-binding protein: MDSVAQRLSAVGAGAALELRGVTRLFGALAALTDVTITVRPGERRAVLGSNGAGKTTLFNCITGDFPPSSGTIRFFGEDVTHFPPYERIRRGLRRTYQISALFPGLTVQDNVYLACRGVSRGRFSFLRPGQNDALMHAADNLVQAVHLSAVKDQRVAELAHGQQRQLEIALALAGAPRFVLFDEPAAGLSPTERAELIEILTSLPAHIGYIIIEHDMDVALRVVESVTMMHNGRVFKEGLPQDIESDPEVQELYLGGGHE, from the coding sequence ATGGATAGCGTCGCCCAGCGCCTCTCCGCCGTCGGTGCCGGCGCCGCGCTGGAGCTGCGCGGCGTGACGCGCTTGTTCGGCGCGCTCGCCGCGCTCACCGACGTCACCATCACCGTGCGTCCCGGCGAGCGGCGCGCCGTGCTCGGCTCCAACGGCGCCGGCAAGACCACGCTGTTCAACTGCATTACCGGCGACTTCCCGCCGTCTTCCGGAACCATCCGCTTCTTCGGCGAGGACGTCACGCACTTTCCGCCCTATGAACGCATCCGGCGCGGGCTGCGCCGGACCTACCAGATCTCGGCGCTGTTCCCCGGCCTGACCGTGCAGGACAACGTCTATCTCGCCTGCCGCGGCGTTTCGCGCGGACGCTTCTCGTTCCTGCGCCCGGGGCAGAACGATGCCCTGATGCATGCGGCGGACAATCTCGTGCAGGCCGTGCATCTTTCCGCCGTGAAGGACCAGCGCGTGGCCGAACTCGCGCATGGCCAGCAGCGCCAGCTCGAGATCGCGCTCGCGCTCGCCGGCGCGCCCCGCTTCGTCCTGTTCGACGAGCCGGCCGCGGGCCTGTCGCCGACCGAACGCGCCGAGCTGATCGAGATCCTGACCTCGCTTCCGGCCCATATCGGCTACATCATCATCGAGCACGACATGGACGTCGCCTTGCGCGTCGTCGAGAGCGTCACGATGATGCACAACGGCCGCGTCTTCAAGGAAGGCCTGCCGCAGGACATCGAGTCCGATCCCGAGGTGCAGGAGCTCTATCTCGGGGGCGGCCATGAATGA